In Meleagris gallopavo isolate NT-WF06-2002-E0010 breed Aviagen turkey brand Nicholas breeding stock chromosome 3, Turkey_5.1, whole genome shotgun sequence, one DNA window encodes the following:
- the FAM8A1 gene encoding protein FAM8A1 yields MVDFFILFFIKATIVLSIMHLSGIKDISKFAMHYIIEEIDEDTSMEDLQKMMVVALIYRLLVCFYEIICIWGAGGATPGKFLLGLRVVTCDTSVLIAPSRVLVIPSSNVSMTTSTIRALIKNFSIASFFPAFITLLFFQHNRTAYDIVAGTIVVRRNGIR; encoded by the exons ATGGTGGAtttcttcattctgttcttTATAAAGGCAACCATAGTTTTAAGTATTATGCACCTCAGTGGGATAAA AGACATCTCTAAATTTGCTATGCATTACATAATAGAAGAAATAGATGAAGATACATCCATGGAAGATTTGCAGAAAATGATGGTAGTAGCTCTCATCTACAGGTTATTAGTCTGCTTCTACGAG ataATCTGTATTTGGGGAGCAGGCGGAGCGACCCCAGGGAAGTTCTTGCTTGGACTGCGAGTTGTGACGTGTGATACTTCTGTACTCATCGCACCCAGTCGTGTGTTAGTCATTCCATCTTCTAATGTCAGTATGACAAC GTCTACAATAAGAGCTTTGATCAAGAATTTTTCTATCgcttcattttttcctgcattcaTTACGCTGCTGTTCTTTCAGCACAACAGAACAGCCTACGATATCGTAGCAGGAACTATTGTGGTAAGAAGAAATGGAATCAGATGA